The following proteins are encoded in a genomic region of Rattus rattus isolate New Zealand chromosome 2, Rrattus_CSIRO_v1, whole genome shotgun sequence:
- the LOC116893707 gene encoding olfactory receptor 5B3-like, whose amino-acid sequence MTLLDNRTEVTHFLLIGLTDDPGLQLPLFMIFLFIYTITLMGNLGMTLLIVLDSRLHTPMYFFLCNLSLVDFCYSSAVTPTVMIGLLIEDKVISYNDCAAQMFFFAGFATVENYLLASMAYDRYAAVCKPLHYSSTMTTSVCISLSIVSYACGFLNASIHIGDTFNLSFCASNIVHHFFCDVPAVMILSCSDRHVSELVLVYVVSFNIFVAISVIWISYTFIFITIFKMKSSAGYRKAISTCASHFTAVSIFYGTIIFMYLQPSSSHSMDTDKIASVFYTMIIPMLNPLVYGLRNKEVKNAFTKMLQVAK is encoded by the coding sequence ATGACACTGTTGGACAACAGGACagaagtgacacacttcctcctgatTGGACTCACTGATGACCCAGGCCTACAGCTTCCCCTCTTCATGATATTTCTCTTCATCTACACTATCACCCTGATGGGAAATCTGGGGATGACCCTGCTGATTGTACTGGACTCTCgtctccacacacccatgtacttttttctaTGTAATCTATCCTTGGTTGATTTTTGCTACTCCTCAGCAGTCACACCCACAGTCATGATTGGGCTCTTAATTGAAGACAAGGTCATTTCCTACAATGATTGTGCTGCTCAGATGTTCTTTTTTGCAGGCTTTGCTACTGTGGAAAATTACCTGCTGGCCTCAATGGCTTATGATCGCTATGCAGCAGTTTGTAAGCCACTACATTATTCTTCTACCATGACTACCAGTGTATGTATAAGTCTTTCTATAGTTTCCTATGCTTGTGGTTTCCTGAATGCCTCCATCCACATTGGAGACactttcaatctttctttctgtgCGTCCAATATAGTCCatcatttcttctgtgatgttccagCAGTCATGATTCTCTCTTGTTCTGATAGACATGTCAGTGAGCTGGTTCTTGTTTATGTAGTGAGCTTCAATATCTTTGTTGCTATCTCTGTTATCTGGATATCCTACACATTCATTTTTATcacaatctttaaaatgaaatcaagTGCTGGATATCGAAAAGCTATATCTACTTGTGCCTCACATTTCACTGCAGTATCCATTTTCTATGGGACAATCATATTCATGTACTTGCAGCCCAGCTCCAGTCATTCCATGGACACAGACAAAATTGCATCTGTATTCTACACCATGATCATCCCTATGCTGAACCCTCTGGTCTATGGCCTGAGGAACAAGGAGGTTAAGAATGCATTCACAAAAATGTTGCAGGTAGCAAAATAG